Proteins encoded together in one Chryseobacterium sp. G0201 window:
- a CDS encoding TolC family protein produces the protein MKKLFFIFIINLFPAQQVWTLDQCLDYAATNHPLIKQATVTIQKNERQISAAKGMLLPSVEAGVNHNYNFGLGINQNNNQREAINTQYDNVYVQANWELMNWRNYLNISLSKINKESSTYKMKQAQNDVKLNVIQMFFKYQNSKSWLDVLETQISGIEDQIKRTEKEVEIGNRPKSDVYDIKANLGTLQEQWVSAKNARDLSKINLLNALAITNDSLDFKMTEENLSDFNFNDPEFIKNLLEKNPAYKTIITEINAAEKNINIARSAYLPTLNGSYNWSSFYSKVLGESADPFSDQFKRNKSQQVSFGLSIPIFNKLQVKNNVEIAKLNVINYNYEKEIVINNLTQSINSIKVQFQNSEEKYTLLKSNFENQKLSFQKSEEKYKEGLMDAYTFFVVRNNWLQANYNLINSKNEVMQQTELLKVLQFDY, from the coding sequence ATGAAAAAACTATTCTTCATATTTATCATCAATCTTTTTCCGGCTCAGCAGGTTTGGACGCTCGATCAATGTCTGGATTATGCAGCTACAAATCACCCGTTGATAAAACAGGCTACGGTTACTATTCAGAAAAATGAGCGTCAGATTTCTGCTGCAAAAGGGATGTTGCTGCCGTCAGTTGAAGCCGGAGTTAATCATAATTACAATTTCGGATTGGGAATCAATCAGAATAATAATCAAAGAGAAGCCATCAATACACAATACGACAATGTTTATGTACAAGCCAATTGGGAATTGATGAACTGGCGGAATTATCTCAATATTTCTTTATCAAAAATTAATAAAGAGAGTTCAACTTACAAAATGAAGCAGGCTCAAAATGATGTAAAACTGAACGTTATCCAAATGTTTTTCAAATATCAGAACAGTAAAAGCTGGCTGGATGTTCTGGAAACCCAGATTTCAGGAATCGAAGACCAAATCAAACGCACCGAGAAGGAAGTTGAAATAGGAAACCGACCAAAAAGCGATGTCTATGACATCAAAGCAAACCTTGGAACTTTGCAGGAACAGTGGGTTTCTGCAAAGAATGCCCGGGATCTTTCTAAAATAAATTTATTGAATGCGCTGGCCATCACAAACGATTCTTTAGACTTTAAAATGACCGAAGAAAACCTGTCAGATTTTAACTTTAATGACCCAGAATTTATTAAAAACTTGTTGGAGAAAAATCCTGCTTACAAAACGATAATCACAGAAATAAATGCTGCCGAAAAAAATATCAATATTGCAAGATCTGCCTATCTGCCGACGCTTAATGGTTCTTATAATTGGTCAAGTTTTTACAGCAAGGTTTTGGGTGAATCTGCCGATCCTTTTTCGGATCAGTTTAAACGAAATAAAAGTCAGCAGGTTTCTTTCGGGCTTTCGATTCCTATATTTAATAAATTACAAGTGAAAAATAACGTTGAAATTGCAAAACTGAATGTTATTAATTATAATTACGAAAAAGAAATTGTGATTAATAATTTAACTCAAAGTATCAATTCTATCAAAGTACAATTCCAAAATTCTGAGGAAAAATATACTTTGCTGAAATCTAATTTTGAAAATCAGAAATTATCTTTTCAAAAATCAGAAGAAAAATACAAAGAAGGCTTGATGGATGCGTATACGTTTTTTGTTGTAAGGAATAACTGGCTTCAGGCAAATTAT
- a CDS encoding ABC transporter permease — MIKNWLKIAFINYKKNWLSTIINLFGLTIGLTGFMLILMHWNDEESFEKWNPKKDDIVYFQTYHKPENNYGNNISVPMAKRAKEVIPGIEDFVLFNGSGIGLKMTTKVKTVFQKDGMTASDSFFKFFPFKLVSGSYKDALKGESVIVLSTDAAKNLFGKTNVAGESVKFDNKNYVVTAVYELPKENSQIKPEFIIKPEQMKDDEKWWGNFNYACFFMLKPGTDPDVVRQKLLKDVFEYRAKLESKETGVTVQQYLDLYGPTDSVLTPLDKIKLHAKASWFGPPDFKTLLILFTLSVLIVILSAINFINLKTAQASQRAKEIGVRKAIGSTKSSLVLQFLLETFLICMASYLLSLALTELLLPSFNKFYDKQMVMNDWHIYFYSFVMVIMVTLISGLIPATYLANFKAIETLKGNFARSKHGVWLRNGILTLQLIISSFFIIGGLIVNQQVKYMMNKDLGYNGKQIMMINFSENNPKPWLKYERLKTEMRKIKGVTDISYGEAVPGSGRYSSSNMDYKDKSIQGQHGSMDFNYLKFINAKLKTGRWLDPNLSSDTINNALVNEAFVRKFGWKDEDALKKEIKPGFDSIKYKIVGVVKDFNIFNPRSSVDPIIFFHYRETGWKRFNVYNIQLKIDPNDIDGTVKRLKTYWQNNVEQGYPFDYYFLDQKFAKTFEKYQKQQTLFTILNAMVLMVALLGLFALSSLMIEQKLKDVAIRKTIGASDGTLILGLTKQFLWITFTAVVISIPISYYLINEWLKDFAYRIDMPVWPFIFSLVVLLLLTFCVVSIKAYQATKVNLVKYLKYE; from the coding sequence ATGATAAAAAACTGGCTCAAAATTGCCTTCATCAATTATAAAAAGAATTGGCTCTCAACTATCATCAATTTGTTTGGATTGACGATCGGGTTAACCGGATTTATGCTCATCCTGATGCATTGGAATGACGAAGAATCTTTCGAAAAATGGAATCCGAAAAAAGATGACATCGTTTATTTCCAGACGTATCACAAACCTGAAAACAATTATGGAAACAACATCTCTGTTCCAATGGCAAAACGTGCGAAGGAAGTGATTCCCGGCATTGAGGATTTCGTTTTGTTCAACGGTTCCGGAATTGGTCTTAAGATGACTACAAAAGTGAAAACCGTTTTCCAAAAAGATGGGATGACGGCAAGTGATAGTTTTTTCAAATTCTTTCCGTTCAAATTGGTTTCCGGAAGTTACAAGGATGCTTTGAAAGGAGAAAGCGTGATCGTCCTTTCGACAGACGCGGCGAAAAATCTTTTTGGGAAAACCAATGTTGCAGGCGAAAGTGTAAAATTTGATAACAAAAATTACGTCGTAACAGCCGTTTATGAATTGCCTAAAGAAAATTCTCAGATAAAGCCTGAGTTCATTATAAAACCGGAGCAGATGAAAGATGATGAAAAATGGTGGGGAAATTTCAATTATGCTTGTTTTTTTATGTTGAAGCCAGGAACAGATCCTGATGTTGTACGTCAAAAATTATTGAAAGATGTTTTTGAATACAGAGCAAAACTGGAGAGTAAGGAGACAGGCGTTACAGTCCAGCAATATCTTGATCTTTATGGTCCAACAGACAGTGTGCTAACACCTTTGGATAAAATAAAACTACACGCAAAAGCATCGTGGTTCGGTCCGCCGGATTTCAAAACATTGCTTATTTTGTTCACACTTTCCGTTTTAATTGTGATTTTATCAGCTATTAATTTCATTAATTTAAAAACTGCGCAAGCGTCTCAAAGAGCAAAGGAAATTGGCGTAAGAAAAGCCATCGGCAGTACAAAATCCAGTCTTGTTCTACAGTTTTTACTGGAAACATTTTTGATCTGTATGGCGTCCTATCTACTTTCTTTGGCTTTGACGGAACTTCTCTTACCAAGCTTCAACAAGTTCTATGACAAGCAAATGGTAATGAATGATTGGCATATTTACTTTTACTCATTTGTGATGGTAATTATGGTAACGTTGATTTCAGGATTGATTCCGGCAACTTATCTGGCCAACTTCAAAGCAATAGAAACCTTGAAAGGAAATTTTGCAAGAAGCAAGCACGGAGTTTGGTTGAGAAACGGGATTTTAACCTTACAATTAATCATCTCTTCATTTTTTATCATAGGCGGATTGATTGTAAATCAGCAAGTGAAATATATGATGAACAAAGATCTGGGCTACAACGGAAAACAGATTATGATGATCAACTTCAGCGAAAATAATCCGAAACCCTGGCTGAAATACGAACGACTGAAAACCGAGATGAGAAAGATCAAAGGTGTAACCGATATTTCTTACGGTGAAGCGGTTCCCGGAAGCGGAAGATACAGTAGTTCCAATATGGATTATAAGGACAAAAGTATACAAGGTCAGCACGGTTCTATGGATTTCAACTATCTGAAATTTATTAATGCAAAACTAAAAACAGGACGTTGGCTGGATCCGAATCTTTCCTCAGACACCATCAATAATGCGTTGGTTAATGAAGCTTTCGTAAGAAAATTCGGTTGGAAAGACGAAGATGCTTTGAAAAAAGAAATTAAACCTGGATTTGACAGTATAAAGTATAAAATCGTAGGTGTTGTGAAGGATTTTAATATTTTCAATCCACGCAGCTCGGTAGATCCTATTATATTTTTCCATTACAGAGAAACGGGATGGAAGCGATTCAATGTCTATAATATTCAGCTGAAAATAGACCCGAATGACATTGATGGTACGGTGAAAAGACTGAAAACCTATTGGCAGAATAATGTGGAGCAAGGTTATCCTTTCGATTATTATTTCCTGGATCAGAAATTTGCGAAGACCTTTGAGAAATATCAAAAACAGCAGACACTTTTTACAATCCTCAATGCGATGGTTTTGATGGTGGCTTTACTTGGATTATTCGCCTTGTCATCATTAATGATCGAGCAGAAACTGAAGGACGTCGCCATCAGAAAAACGATTGGAGCATCAGACGGAACCTTGATTCTTGGATTAACAAAACAGTTCCTTTGGATTACATTCACTGCTGTTGTTATCAGCATCCCGATAAGTTATTATTTGATTAATGAATGGCTGAAAGACTTCGCTTACAGAATAGATATGCCGGTTTGGCCATTTATTTTCAGCCTTGTTGTGTTGCTGTTGCTTACGTTTTGTGTGGTAAGTATCAAAGCGTATCAGGCTACAAAAGTGAATCTTGTAAAATATCTGAAATACGAGTAA
- a CDS encoding ABC transporter ATP-binding protein, which yields MINIQNISKVYKTEDVQTNALNNVSLSIKEGEFVAIMGPSGCGKSTFLNILGLLDSASSGSYKFGETETINLNERKKSEIRKKNIGFIFQNFNLIDELTVYENIELPLIYNGVSASERKRQVEEIMDKINIAHRAKHYPQQLSGGQQQRSAVARALVTKPKLILADEPTGNLDSSNGNEVMNLLAELHREGSTIAMVTHSSYDAGYASKIVNMKDGEIFSEEHSSQRKDVFEKADAKNFG from the coding sequence ATGATAAATATTCAAAACATTTCAAAAGTCTATAAAACCGAAGACGTTCAAACCAACGCATTAAACAATGTTAGTTTAAGCATAAAAGAAGGCGAATTTGTTGCTATAATGGGGCCTTCAGGCTGTGGGAAATCAACTTTTCTTAATATTTTGGGATTATTAGACAGCGCTTCGTCGGGTTCTTATAAGTTTGGAGAAACTGAAACAATCAATTTAAATGAAAGAAAAAAATCAGAAATCAGAAAGAAAAATATCGGGTTCATTTTCCAGAATTTTAATTTAATCGATGAACTTACGGTTTACGAAAATATAGAACTTCCATTGATCTACAACGGAGTTTCAGCTTCGGAACGAAAAAGACAAGTAGAAGAGATCATGGACAAGATCAACATCGCTCACCGAGCAAAACATTATCCACAACAGCTTTCCGGAGGGCAGCAACAAAGATCAGCCGTTGCAAGAGCGTTGGTAACGAAACCAAAACTGATTCTTGCCGATGAACCTACAGGAAATCTGGACAGCTCCAACGGAAACGAAGTAATGAATTTGTTGGCTGAACTGCATCGAGAAGGATCTACCATCGCAATGGTAACACACTCTTCTTACGATGCTGGCTATGCTTCGAAAATTGTGAATATGAAAGATGGCGAGATCTTCTCAGAAGAACATTCTTCCCAAAGAAAAGATGTTTTCGAAAAAGCAGATGCTAAGAATTTTGGTTAA
- a CDS encoding efflux RND transporter periplasmic adaptor subunit, with amino-acid sequence MDTKIVKKKSKLKLILIIVASALAVSVFGWYFLNQKKTYNVKLEDIQVDEVTVGRFEDMLMVTAQTESLNSSLVNVLEGGAVKEIFAEDGQMVTKGQPIARVYNPNTEFNYLNQETGIMQQISQMRSTLLELKNQEFNQDKELLQSQNDYNTALQSFNLQKRLYDAEIGKKTDYDVSLQNLNYQKQRKVIVEKGASSEKASRNSQFSAINNSINQMEKSLNILRSNKNNFLIMSPVSGRLSSFNITLGQNLTSGESIGKVDLMGGYKLIAKVDEYYINKLQNGIKGSLESNAKQFGVIITKILPEVKDGQFSVELTFIDAKPENLKIGMTFGVKLKLSADTQSMMIPKGNFYKDTNGKWIFVLKGNKAEKRNISLGRENPLYYEVVSGLKQGEKVISSDYSEIKKYEMLDVQK; translated from the coding sequence ATGGATACGAAAATAGTAAAAAAGAAGTCTAAATTAAAATTAATATTAATCATCGTTGCTTCTGCGCTGGCAGTTTCGGTTTTTGGTTGGTATTTTCTGAATCAGAAAAAAACGTATAACGTGAAGTTAGAAGACATTCAGGTGGATGAAGTTACGGTGGGAAGATTTGAAGATATGTTGATGGTAACCGCGCAGACCGAATCTTTAAATTCATCATTGGTCAACGTTTTGGAAGGTGGTGCTGTGAAAGAAATTTTTGCAGAAGACGGACAAATGGTAACTAAAGGTCAGCCAATCGCACGAGTTTACAATCCGAATACAGAATTCAATTATCTGAATCAGGAGACGGGAATTATGCAACAGATCAGCCAGATGAGAAGTACGCTTTTGGAACTTAAAAATCAGGAATTCAATCAGGATAAAGAATTGCTTCAATCTCAGAACGATTACAATACGGCATTGCAGTCTTTCAATCTTCAGAAAAGATTATATGACGCAGAAATCGGAAAGAAAACGGATTATGATGTAAGTCTTCAAAATTTAAATTATCAGAAACAGAGAAAAGTAATCGTGGAAAAAGGTGCTTCCAGTGAAAAAGCTTCCAGAAATTCTCAATTTTCTGCCATTAATAATTCCATTAATCAAATGGAAAAAAGTTTAAATATTCTTCGTTCAAACAAAAACAATTTCCTTATTATGTCGCCTGTTTCAGGAAGATTGTCGTCATTCAATATTACACTTGGTCAAAATCTTACGAGTGGCGAAAGTATCGGAAAAGTAGATTTAATGGGCGGTTACAAACTGATTGCAAAAGTAGATGAATATTACATCAATAAACTTCAAAACGGCATTAAAGGAAGTCTGGAAAGCAATGCAAAGCAATTCGGAGTTATTATTACAAAAATTCTTCCGGAAGTAAAAGACGGACAGTTTTCTGTAGAACTGACTTTCATCGATGCAAAACCTGAAAATTTAAAAATAGGAATGACCTTCGGAGTCAAATTAAAATTATCTGCTGATACCCAAAGTATGATGATTCCGAAAGGTAATTTCTACAAAGATACCAACGGAAAATGGATCTTTGTCTTAAAAGGCAACAAAGCCGAAAAGCGCAACATCAGTCTGGGAAGAGAAAATCCTCTGTATTATGAAGTCGTTTCCGGATTGAAACAGGGCGAAAAAGTCATAAGTTCTGATTATTCTGAGATTAAAAAATATGAAATGCTTGATGTTCAGAAATAA
- a CDS encoding sigma-54-dependent transcriptional regulator: MRKKEAHILIVDDDEDILFSARVWLKKFFTEVSCLSQPKNILKFLAEQQIDAVLLDMNFRKGFENGRDGLYWMQEIRTLEPHLPIILMTAYGEVELAVEALKNGASDFILKPWNNEKLYASVNLAVDISRKNKKLNQWENVSIKTNQYQLDTKSAAMQAVMDQITKVAPTDANVLLLGENGTGKYVLAEHIHELSERKNQPFVHIDLGSISENLFEAELFGYKKGAFTDANQDYSGKIENAQNGTVFLDEIGNLPSHLQTKLLSLIQNRKLSRLGESKERLLDIRFIFATNENLKKAVSENRFRKDLYYRINTVELQIPNLRDRLEDIPTLGNYFLEKYKQKYHKTELSLNENLIEELVNYSWPGNIRELDHCIERSLILSNDKNLKLLMPQDEETDNPITNLNIEEMEEILIKKALKKHKGNISLAAEDLGLSRAALYRRMEKFEL, encoded by the coding sequence ATGCGAAAAAAAGAAGCTCATATTTTAATTGTTGATGATGACGAGGATATTTTATTTTCGGCAAGAGTCTGGCTTAAGAAATTTTTCACGGAAGTCAGTTGTCTTAGTCAGCCCAAGAATATTCTGAAGTTTTTGGCTGAGCAACAAATCGATGCCGTTCTTTTGGATATGAATTTCCGAAAAGGATTTGAAAACGGGCGTGACGGACTGTATTGGATGCAGGAAATCAGAACTTTAGAACCTCATCTTCCTATCATTCTAATGACGGCTTATGGCGAAGTAGAATTGGCTGTTGAAGCTCTTAAAAACGGAGCATCAGATTTTATTTTGAAACCTTGGAATAATGAAAAATTATACGCTTCCGTAAATTTGGCAGTTGATATTTCACGAAAAAATAAAAAACTGAATCAGTGGGAAAATGTAAGCATTAAAACCAATCAATATCAGTTGGATACAAAATCTGCTGCCATGCAGGCGGTGATGGATCAAATTACAAAAGTTGCTCCAACAGATGCTAATGTCTTGCTTTTAGGCGAAAATGGAACCGGAAAGTATGTTTTGGCGGAACATATTCACGAATTATCTGAAAGAAAAAACCAGCCTTTTGTACACATTGACTTGGGAAGTATTTCGGAAAATCTTTTTGAAGCAGAATTATTCGGTTACAAAAAAGGAGCTTTTACGGATGCCAATCAGGATTACTCCGGAAAAATTGAGAATGCCCAAAACGGAACCGTTTTTCTGGATGAAATAGGAAATCTCCCTTCTCACCTTCAGACCAAATTATTAAGCCTTATTCAAAATCGAAAATTATCAAGGTTAGGTGAAAGTAAAGAACGATTATTAGACATAAGATTTATTTTTGCGACTAACGAAAACCTTAAAAAAGCTGTGTCTGAAAACCGTTTTCGGAAAGATCTTTATTACAGAATCAACACCGTAGAATTGCAAATCCCAAATCTGAGAGACCGATTGGAAGATATTCCGACTTTAGGGAACTATTTCTTGGAAAAATACAAGCAGAAATATCATAAAACAGAGCTTTCTCTTAACGAAAATTTAATTGAGGAATTGGTAAATTATTCATGGCCGGGAAATATCCGTGAATTGGATCACTGCATTGAAAGAAGTTTGATTCTTTCTAACGATAAAAACCTTAAATTACTAATGCCACAGGATGAGGAAACTGACAATCCGATTACCAACCTGAATATCGAGGAAATGGAAGAAATTCTCATCAAAAAAGCGTTGAAAAAACACAAGGGAAATATTTCTCTCGCAGCTGAAGATCTAGGATTGTCGAGAGCGGCACTTTACAGAAGAATGGAAAAATTTGAATTGTAA
- a CDS encoding sensor histidine kinase, with protein MKKQQLIWLFFIVLAVVSGIFVFDFYSQNKWINFGLFTIIAIAFIILAQLSALSFIQKTEKILLAIQKKDFSLFPKTEENILLDNAVKLYYQSKEEHLSYSSYKLLYEEILSQLEIGLMILSEKNNEWEVFYVNPVFLEILQIPKYNSWELYKSKTPNFYKIIEQANYENSQEFFDISINENVKQSFSLRTKKVQNVKNRFCIISLESVQKIIEQKEKHAWNNLMKVISHELLNTLTPVNSLIQNLEYIANQDVVEKEDQQEMKESLTIISSKSKQLLNFVDDYRQVAELPKPVFKTISLTQIVKSALNFLKPEFEKNNITIITSLEDQTISADQKMIERCLINLYLNAIYAVTDNSEKIIKTEIKIFNKRTVLSVEDNGIGVSNEIKDKIFLPFFTTRISGSGIGLTLSKSIMEAHKGYLNYRPLQKGSLFEIWFLE; from the coding sequence ATGAAAAAACAGCAACTCATCTGGTTATTTTTTATTGTGCTGGCGGTCGTTAGCGGGATTTTTGTGTTTGATTTTTATTCACAGAATAAGTGGATCAATTTCGGTTTATTTACGATCATTGCTATTGCGTTTATTATTTTAGCACAGCTTTCAGCACTATCATTTATTCAGAAAACTGAAAAAATATTGTTGGCTATTCAGAAAAAAGACTTTTCTCTTTTCCCAAAAACAGAAGAGAACATTTTGCTTGATAATGCCGTAAAACTTTATTACCAAAGCAAAGAAGAACACCTTTCGTACTCTTCCTATAAACTTTTGTATGAAGAAATTTTGAGTCAATTGGAAATTGGACTGATGATCCTTTCCGAGAAAAATAATGAATGGGAAGTATTTTATGTAAACCCTGTTTTTTTGGAAATTCTACAAATCCCAAAATATAATTCATGGGAATTATACAAATCCAAGACACCCAATTTTTATAAGATCATAGAACAGGCTAATTACGAAAATTCTCAGGAATTTTTTGATATTTCGATCAATGAAAATGTGAAACAATCATTTTCTCTGCGAACAAAAAAAGTACAGAATGTGAAAAACCGCTTCTGTATCATCAGTCTGGAATCTGTTCAAAAAATTATCGAACAGAAAGAAAAACACGCTTGGAATAATCTGATGAAAGTAATTTCTCATGAACTTCTGAATACACTTACGCCCGTCAACAGTTTAATTCAGAATCTGGAATACATTGCCAATCAAGATGTTGTTGAAAAAGAAGATCAACAGGAAATGAAGGAAAGTTTAACGATCATTAGTTCAAAATCAAAACAATTACTGAATTTCGTAGACGATTACAGACAGGTTGCCGAATTACCAAAACCCGTTTTTAAAACTATTTCTCTAACTCAAATTGTGAAATCTGCACTTAATTTTCTAAAACCTGAATTTGAAAAAAACAATATTACAATCATCACTTCATTGGAAGATCAAACTATTTCGGCAGATCAAAAAATGATCGAAAGATGCTTGATTAATCTATATCTAAACGCAATTTATGCTGTTACAGACAATTCTGAAAAGATCATAAAAACAGAGATCAAAATATTTAATAAAAGAACAGTTTTAAGTGTTGAAGATAATGGAATCGGAGTTTCAAATGAAATTAAAGATAAAATTTTCCTCCCTTTCTTCACCACCAGAATCAGCGGTTCCGGAATCGGTTTGACACTCAGCAAAAGCATTATGGAAGCACATAAAGGTTATTTAAACTATAGACCATTGCAGAAAGGAAGCTTGTTCGAGATATGGTTTCTGGAATAA